A window of Haloarchaeobius litoreus contains these coding sequences:
- the fer gene encoding ferredoxin Fer: MPTVEYLNYEVLDDHGWDMDDDDLFEQAADADLGDEDYGSLEVNQGEYILEAAEAQGYDWPFSCRAGACANCAAIVMEGDIDMDMQQILSDEEVEEKNVRLTCIGSPTADEVKIVYNAKHLDYLQNRVI; the protein is encoded by the coding sequence ATGCCCACGGTAGAATACCTCAACTACGAAGTGCTGGACGACCACGGCTGGGACATGGACGACGACGACCTCTTCGAGCAGGCCGCCGACGCCGACCTCGGCGACGAGGACTACGGCTCCCTCGAGGTCAACCAGGGCGAGTACATCCTGGAGGCCGCGGAGGCCCAGGGCTACGACTGGCCCTTCTCCTGCCGCGCTGGCGCGTGTGCGAACTGCGCCGCCATCGTCATGGAGGGCGACATCGACATGGACATGCAGCAGATCCTCTCCGACGAGGAGGTCGAGGAGAAGAACGTGCGCCTGACATGCATCGGCTCCCCGACCGCCGACGAGGTCAAGATCGTCTACAACGCGAAGCACCTCGACTACCTCCAGAACCGCGTCATCTAA
- a CDS encoding inorganic phosphate transporter yields the protein MVEALLVVGLVVAAFVGFNIGGSSTGVAFGPAVGSDVVSKAGAAALMTVFALLGGLTVGRNVVDTMGGRIVPSSAFTLEASIAVLFFIGFALFLSNLVGVPASTSMTGVGAIAGLGLAQGNLDVDVMLTIVSYWVVAPVAAFWVSAVVGRYLYPALVERFAVGQTEGSLLVLDRSGAVPRPVFGPGTTRREFVGTALVVVIGCYMAFSAGASNVANAIAPLVGSGYVAMTPGILLAGAAIGVGAFTIARRTLDTMGNDLTQLPLLAALVVEVVSASIITALSAIGIPASFVVVATMSIVGLGWGRATRTVRLADTVEGQRPKRPQRPNVGALAADAEDESVPTVADPRPEGVEEGKTAEVPPMGDEDPEDLPATSDLFEPRETARVIAMQNIVPVLATVAAFLLFRFVPSL from the coding sequence GTGGTCGAAGCACTGCTCGTCGTGGGTCTCGTCGTCGCGGCGTTCGTCGGGTTCAACATCGGCGGCTCGTCGACCGGCGTCGCGTTCGGCCCGGCCGTCGGGAGCGATGTCGTCTCCAAGGCCGGAGCCGCCGCGCTGATGACCGTCTTCGCCCTGCTCGGTGGGCTCACCGTCGGCCGGAACGTCGTCGACACGATGGGCGGGCGCATCGTCCCGTCGTCCGCGTTCACGCTGGAGGCGAGCATCGCCGTGCTGTTCTTCATCGGCTTCGCGCTGTTCCTCTCGAACCTCGTCGGCGTCCCGGCGTCGACGTCGATGACCGGCGTGGGTGCCATCGCCGGGCTCGGGCTGGCCCAGGGCAACCTCGACGTGGACGTGATGCTGACCATCGTGAGCTACTGGGTGGTCGCGCCGGTCGCCGCGTTCTGGGTCAGCGCGGTCGTCGGCCGCTACCTCTACCCCGCGCTGGTCGAACGGTTCGCGGTCGGCCAGACGGAGGGCTCGCTGCTCGTGCTGGACCGTTCCGGCGCGGTTCCGCGGCCGGTGTTCGGTCCCGGGACGACGCGCCGTGAGTTCGTCGGCACCGCACTCGTCGTCGTCATCGGCTGTTACATGGCGTTCTCGGCCGGCGCGTCGAACGTCGCGAACGCCATCGCCCCGCTCGTCGGGAGCGGGTACGTCGCCATGACGCCCGGTATCCTGCTCGCAGGGGCGGCCATCGGCGTCGGCGCGTTCACCATCGCACGGCGCACCCTCGATACGATGGGCAACGACCTCACCCAGCTGCCGCTGCTCGCCGCGCTCGTCGTCGAGGTGGTCAGCGCGAGCATCATCACCGCGCTGTCGGCCATCGGCATCCCCGCGAGCTTCGTCGTCGTCGCGACGATGTCCATCGTCGGGCTCGGCTGGGGACGCGCGACCCGGACGGTCCGGCTCGCTGATACGGTCGAGGGGCAGCGGCCGAAGCGTCCCCAGCGCCCGAACGTCGGCGCTCTCGCGGCCGATGCGGAGGACGAGAGCGTCCCGACGGTCGCAGACCCCCGGCCGGAGGGCGTCGAGGAGGGGAAGACGGCCGAGGTCCCGCCGATGGGCGACGAGGACCCCGAGGACCTCCCGGCGACGAGCGACCTGTTCGAGCCGCGCGAGACCGCCCGTGTCATCGCCATGCAGAACATCGTGCCGGTGCTGGCGACCGTCGCGGCGTTCCTGCTGTTCCGGTTCGTCCCGTCGCTCTGA
- a CDS encoding inorganic phosphate transporter produces the protein MVELLFAVGIAVAVFVGFNIGGSSTGVAFGPAVGSGTLSKLLAAGLMTGFALLGGWTVGREVVNTMGGQIVPQARFTLAASVAVLFFVGFALLISNLSGVPASTSMTAVGAIAGLGAASGSLNMEKMGEIISWWLIAPVVAFWLCAVVGRYFYPYLASNVDLEPDADGNVTTKQRVGQVMVVVIGCYMAFSAGASNVANAVAPLVGSGELGLEPGILLAGGAIGLGAFTIARRTLDTVGNDLTDLPLLAALIVEVVSASIITFLSAIGIPASLAVSATMAIVGLGWGRATRTTTLTEAAGKAVSGEAPEQVATKKSVSGALSADEPGGEVARIGEEEPDELQASDLFNPGTTARVISLWILTPSISAAASFLLFSVFPIYG, from the coding sequence ATGGTCGAACTCCTCTTCGCCGTCGGTATCGCCGTCGCCGTGTTCGTCGGCTTCAACATCGGTGGGTCGTCGACCGGCGTCGCGTTCGGCCCGGCCGTCGGCAGCGGGACGCTCTCGAAGCTGCTGGCGGCCGGACTGATGACCGGGTTCGCACTGCTCGGGGGGTGGACCGTCGGCCGGGAGGTCGTCAACACGATGGGGGGACAGATCGTCCCCCAGGCACGGTTCACGCTGGCCGCGAGCGTCGCGGTGCTGTTCTTCGTGGGTTTCGCCCTGCTCATCTCGAACCTCTCCGGCGTCCCGGCCTCCACGTCGATGACCGCGGTCGGAGCCATCGCCGGCCTCGGTGCGGCGAGCGGCAGCCTGAACATGGAGAAGATGGGCGAGATCATCTCGTGGTGGCTCATCGCCCCCGTGGTCGCGTTCTGGCTCTGTGCCGTCGTCGGCCGGTACTTCTACCCCTACCTCGCCTCGAACGTCGACCTCGAACCCGACGCCGACGGGAACGTCACGACGAAACAGCGGGTCGGCCAGGTGATGGTGGTCGTCATCGGCTGTTACATGGCGTTCTCGGCCGGCGCGTCGAACGTCGCGAACGCGGTCGCGCCACTCGTCGGGAGCGGCGAGCTCGGGCTCGAACCCGGCATCCTGCTCGCCGGCGGGGCCATCGGGCTCGGCGCGTTCACCATCGCTCGACGGACCCTCGACACGGTCGGCAACGACCTGACCGACCTGCCGCTGCTCGCCGCGCTCATCGTCGAGGTGGTCAGCGCGAGCATCATCACGTTCCTCTCCGCCATCGGCATCCCAGCCTCGCTCGCGGTCTCGGCGACGATGGCCATCGTCGGGCTCGGCTGGGGACGCGCGACCCGCACGACGACGCTCACCGAGGCAGCCGGGAAGGCCGTCAGCGGCGAGGCTCCCGAGCAGGTGGCCACGAAGAAGAGCGTGAGCGGGGCCCTCAGTGCCGACGAGCCCGGCGGTGAGGTCGCCCGGATCGGCGAGGAGGAGCCGGACGAGCTCCAGGCGAGCGACCTGTTCAACCCCGGGACGACCGCTCGCGTCATCTCGCTGTGGATACTCACCCCCAGCATCTCCGCGGCGGCGTCGTTCCTGCTGTTCTCGGTGTTCCCCATCTACGGGTAG
- a CDS encoding AAA family ATPase yields MSDAQNWTATDLQQALIEKASNGEVGAPPEVLSAPTRQTALALANYVLYYNSDDPENPDDIEEDGMYQLLLSRLETLTAHEAVRSGDVSSMRGIAGAPTGDGDTDTSSWRAADIITRDLWKPDDRDNMLNMILYGPTPSIKKGSNTGTGKSDFAYTLAEGGRRAYNGELEIATNNDTDPFKQVEKWSEAEEWMQETDGPKLLILDEAAQGLKHQDMSAGDVLGLAIRLMRKYNCHLVLISHTGKDIPKDIRRQVVYARKEDKKGAKLGNKLEEDPSGEMRIKNVEYELGRIPPTNIEYDSYDDKGEFEWDIDGEDEEKEVVDEKPQCQAETNSGSQCPNDAKHPSGDPLVCVNHRHKLDEIVENE; encoded by the coding sequence ATGAGTGACGCACAGAACTGGACGGCCACAGACCTCCAGCAAGCCCTCATCGAGAAGGCCAGCAACGGCGAAGTCGGCGCTCCACCAGAAGTCCTGAGCGCGCCGACGAGACAGACAGCACTGGCCCTCGCCAACTACGTCCTCTACTACAACAGCGACGACCCGGAGAACCCAGACGACATCGAAGAAGACGGTATGTACCAGCTGCTGCTCAGTCGTCTCGAGACGCTGACCGCTCATGAAGCCGTGCGGTCGGGAGACGTGTCCTCGATGCGCGGTATCGCGGGTGCGCCGACCGGAGACGGGGACACAGACACCAGCAGCTGGCGCGCCGCGGACATCATCACGCGCGATCTGTGGAAGCCAGACGACCGCGACAATATGCTGAACATGATCCTATACGGCCCTACTCCCTCCATTAAGAAAGGGTCGAACACCGGTACTGGGAAGTCAGACTTCGCATACACACTCGCCGAGGGCGGGCGGCGTGCCTACAACGGAGAGCTGGAGATCGCGACGAACAACGACACAGACCCGTTCAAGCAGGTGGAGAAGTGGAGTGAAGCCGAAGAGTGGATGCAAGAGACGGATGGCCCGAAACTTCTGATTCTCGACGAAGCAGCCCAGGGCTTGAAACACCAGGACATGAGTGCAGGGGACGTTCTCGGGCTGGCTATCCGCCTGATGCGGAAGTACAATTGCCACCTCGTGCTGATTTCGCACACGGGGAAGGACATCCCGAAGGACATCCGCCGGCAAGTCGTGTACGCCAGGAAGGAGGACAAGAAGGGGGCGAAGCTCGGGAACAAATTGGAGGAAGACCCGAGTGGAGAGATGCGAATCAAGAACGTCGAGTACGAACTCGGTCGCATCCCACCCACCAACATAGAATACGACAGCTATGACGATAAGGGCGAGTTCGAGTGGGACATCGACGGTGAGGACGAGGAAAAAGAGGTTGTCGATGAGAAACCGCAGTGCCAGGCTGAAACGAATTCAGGGAGTCAGTGCCCGAATGATGCGAAACATCCGTCCGGTGACCCCTTGGTTTGTGTGAATCACCGGCATAAGTTGGATGAGATTGTCGAGAACGAGTGA